A single region of the Brachypodium distachyon strain Bd21 chromosome 3, Brachypodium_distachyon_v3.0, whole genome shotgun sequence genome encodes:
- the LOC100840451 gene encoding uncharacterized protein LOC100840451, producing MAFPAPAAVFLDENLPIHRGKRVDGLNAKPLKPSAKPSARKALRDVSNTSKPPVPNISKGTALKDRSVLKEKSTLRSQEAIKKNPVKKATIFADEATKKCHEWAKDGVESTHFTGNDAQKLDNDKLDKRVKKKVEKIMSALHDWPDAIFDPVVFPAKTIATFYEEVNGLELEPEILPDISRRLSSSGDLSKLAEDSFGETELDNYLFLENKPIQFQLKDETSCHPLSLK from the exons ATGGCTTTCCCAGCTCCAGCAGCTGTTTTTCTGGATGAGAACCTGCCAATTCATAGAG GCAAGAGGGTTGATGGGCTGAATGCCAAGCCTCTGAAGCCATCAGCTAAGCCATCAGCAAGGAAGGCCCTGAGGGATGTGTCCAACACCAGCAAGCCCCCAGTGCCTAACATTTCTAAAGGCACTGCTTTGAAGGACAGGTCCGTCCTGAAAGAGAAGTCTACTCTGCGCAGCCAAGAAGCCATTAAGAAGAACCCAGTGAAGAAGGCTACAATCTTTGCTGATGAGGCGACAAAAAAATGTCATGAATGGGCTAAGGATGGTGTTGAGAGCACCCACTTCACTGGGAATGATGCTCAGAAGTTGGACAATGACAAGCTAGACAAAC GCGTCAAGAAGAAAGTGGAGAAAATAATGTCAGCATTGCATGACTGGCCAGATGCAATATTTGATCCTGTGGTGTTTCCAGCTAAG ACAATTGCAACATTTTATGAAGAAGTAAATGGTCTGGAACTGGAGCCTGAGATTCTTCCGGACATCAGTAGGCGTCTCTCAAGTTCAG GTGATCTTTCAAAGCTGGCTGAAGATTCTTTTGGTGAAACTGAGCTTGACAATTACCTATTCCTGGAGAACAAGCCTATTCAGTTTCAGCTGAAAGACGAGACTAGTTGCCATCCTTTGAGCCTGAAATGA